GTATATTTCGCCAGCAGCAATGTAAATCTGGATATCACGGTCAATATCCAATGCTTTAAGCGTAAGAGCGGTTTCTTCAGGAGTCAAAGGGCATAAACCATCTTTCCTTTTTAAGTCAGAATTTATTATCTTTTCCTTCCACCACGGGTAAGcatatctgcaaaaaaaaaaaaaaatatataaaaaacttATCACTATTTTGAGAAAAAGCATATTATTCTTTATTGCTCAAATTGGTAATGTTAAATGGTCAAACCTCATTCGAGTCAACTCTTCCACCTCTTCATCATTGCATCCTTGTGTACAGCCAGAAAAAGCTAACATATCCATTTCATATCTGAGATGAAGCACTAGAAACGGACCGTTTTGTCTCAATAGTTTAACAACACGTCGGCCCAATTCTTCAATTTGAGTTGTAAATCTTAAAGCACCGAAATTTACTCGACATCTAAGCTTTTGTAGTTCAAGGGGTTGACCGTTATTGGCAAGTCGAGCATCGGTTCTATTCAAATGCACAACTTTGTACTTTTGAATCAAGGGCAGAATCTGAATCCAGTGACACACAAAAAACAATAAGCACATTAAATACATAAATACATTTATACATTTATACTAAAAACAGTTAATTAATGAATTAAAAGAAAGAAAGAACACAAACAATACCTGATTATGATAATAAGAAATATCAGACCAGCTAACAGGAGGCATGGTATGCACAATTCCTAATTCCACTCTCTTTTTAAGTCTAGGAGGAAGCTGTTTAAGCACGCGAACCTCATCCCTCAACGATGTAATGAAATGATCGACATCAAAAATATCCTCAAACTCACTAAAATTCAACAAACACAACAATCAAAATCATATAACATGAATCACATCATACACGAAAGACCTACAAAAGTCAGTAAGTCATACCTTGGATCAGCCCAGAATGAAGTTTTATCCAGCTCAGGAACTATAAGTGTAACATTCAAATACCTCGCAATCGCAACCATATCACATATCTGCACCATTAACAGACATTCATAATCACATACTATAAATTATTTCCTTTCTGATTCATTAATTTATCGCGTAAAATAACACTCACAGCAGAACGCATTTGATTAAGTCCTCCATTACATGAAACCACCAAATAACCATTGTTCTTGTATACTCCTACATCGCAACAAAAATTAAGTTTCAGTAACATAAATTAAGTTTCAGTAACAAATTAAGGTAAATTAATCAAGATGAATGAACTAACTTTTGGGAGGAAGGATCTTAGCAGGAAGATTATGCAAAAACTTAACATCTAAAGAAGCAGAATTAGAATTAAAATCATGAGTAAAACA
This genomic window from Rutidosis leptorrhynchoides isolate AG116_Rl617_1_P2 chromosome 2, CSIRO_AGI_Rlap_v1, whole genome shotgun sequence contains:
- the LOC139892365 gene encoding rhamnogalacturonan I rhamnosyltransferase 1-like; translated protein: MYGTEMCKVEDSDRDKKKSKKRRFVIVGAMGLKNLSEIRVEKLKNYSIVNAKSPKMKMWLIRGITSVLLWTCFVQLTALSGGGGSGSWGPRVLKGWPSCFTHDFNSNSASLDVKFLHNLPAKILPPKRVYKNNGYLVVSCNGGLNQMRSAICDMVAIARYLNVTLIVPELDKTSFWADPSEFEDIFDVDHFITSLRDEVRVLKQLPPRLKKRVELGIVHTMPPVSWSDISYYHNQILPLIQKYKVVHLNRTDARLANNGQPLELQKLRCRVNFGALRFTTQIEELGRRVVKLLRQNGPFLVLHLRYEMDMLAFSGCTQGCNDEEVEELTRMRYAYPWWKEKIINSDLKRKDGLCPLTPEETALTLKALDIDRDIQIYIAAGEIYGGKRRMDTLADAYPKLVRKETLLGADDLQYFQNHSSQMAALDYLVSLESDIFVPTYDGNMAKVVEGHRRFLGFKKTILLDRRVLVELIDKYTSGSLSWDEFSIAVTDTHAQRMGNPTKRLVISDKPKEEDYFYANPEECLQPSDDEPMSIL